The Acropora palmata chromosome 3, jaAcrPala1.3, whole genome shotgun sequence nucleotide sequence GCAAactttttatttgatttgaagAGCCAAAATGTCAGAGCAAGCTAAATACCCAGCAACGAAGAATCAGCCGCATATTTCAAAGATTCTGCATTaagtaatttttcttttcattgagCTCTTATCCGCCCTTACATATTTTTTCGTCGTCACAACACAAAGCACTTGACACAAGGAAAAACTATTAATGACTACACGTCACTATTGCGTCAAGAAATcatacacaattttttttttgtcaaactaATTTCGTTGTGATAAAATGCACCTGTTCATCTGTCGGAATTTCATCGAGGAGAAAGATAATTTGAAAGTTGATGGCGATAAAAAAAACTCCTGAAACTATGCGCATGAAGAGTTTTCCGCGATTAATACGTCGCCTACTCACATCGATCCGACTTCGACAAATACATTCCTTTGATATATGTCAGAAATATATTGAAATATGATCAAGTAAATGTTGTGATCTTAAAATTCGTGTAGAGAGTGCAACAGATTTTTACTACTGCTTACAAGATTACTTATTGCTATAATctgttatttttagatcgaattacAAAGTGACGCGAAGCAGAAGCCTAAGGCATATCACGGAATTATTAGTTTCCCATTTCTTGCACGAAATCGTAAGCGGCTTCCAAAAAGCCGAGGTCTTGAATTTAAGCGCTGCAATTACGTgattcaacaacaaaaacagagGTCCTTCTCAGCTCTCGGTTGTTTTTACCATTAGCAAGGTACTTTCTGTTTTGTCACAAATATCGCGTATTTATATTAGCGATCGGCCCTCGTGCAATCATGCAATTAATTGCTTCACGTTGAACTATTTAAGCACAAAAATATTCAAAGAATAAAACTTTTCGCGTGGGAAATCCACGCGAATAGAACAACCACGGCGAACAAAGTCAATTCGAATAAGAAAGCCATTCAAATGCTGAAATGTTacatattgtaaataattaatttgtcAGCACGTGCAATTATCCGCGGTTGGCGACATTGAACTGCGAATCCTTAACATGATCAAAAAGCCCGGCAAACTGTACCTTGACATTTTGGTCAATTTAGTCAAGAGTCCTTTCCTCCGCGGAAAGGGACAACTCAATGCCGACAATGTGCTTCCGCTGGATTTCATGAAAATTGGAAACTATTCTTCATACATAATTAACTGCGAACCTGCTGCAAGTAGCTTTAATAGCCAGATGTCTGAAACACAAATAAACtttcaaaaagaaatcaagTCTGGAACACAATGACAAACAccaattttttattatttcgcTCAAAGTGATTTTTTCCTGCGTTGCTTTGCGTGCCAACGGTCCAAAAACATTTGAACcaatgcatttcaaaattGGCTTTTTTCCAGAAAAGAACTTCTGCTGTTTAGTTCGAAGCAACTCAACAAGCTTTGAGGAAAATCCAACAAAGTATTCAGATTACAAAACACGAGCACCGGGGCTTTGTATTACGCTTAGTATTATTaggttttttaaaaaaatagtcGATTCATTTCgatatacaataaaaatttacTCAGGAAGTGTTTCTTTTATACCTTGCCTGGTTCTCGATCGAAATCTAGATAGTCCTTTGGGACTGTACCGTCCTCTCCCTTTGGGAATTGTAAAGTGAAGTTCGTTCCGGATGATACAAATGCCtagatgataataataataataacaaacacGATCATTCAAGGTAATCAAGAAATGACAAAGGCACATGAGCTTTTTCACAgacaaaaactaaaactacaCGATAGTTTTGCCAAAAGTTTTGTTCAACTCCATCAAGAATACATTTGACCAACTTACCACATTCGCTTGACCATCTCGTGCTTCAGTTTGGAATCGAACAATGCGTTCCTCGTGCGATCTATCTCGGTAACCCGTGTATTTGATCTGAAAATGGATGAAATTGATTCAAAAGAATCCATCGATGGTGACCATGTGAGTAACAACTTAGTGATGTAACGCTGAAATTGTCAAATCACCTCAGTTTCTCGTGACATCTTCCTAAACAAGTCGTCATTTTCAAACTTGTGCCTTTGCTCTGCTACAACTCGGGGCATTCTGTTGAATCTCTGGTTCAATTACTTTGTTCCTCGCAAACTTTCGATTCTTACCGCTTGAGTTTGTATGAGATCAGCTAATGCGTGTCTGATTTTCTCGAAATTTCATACCTTTCATGACATAACTTCCGCTTCGTTGCTCTGAAAACAAACCTTTGCATAACGAAGAAGGTGACATGATAAGGTATTGTCAACAAAATGAAGCAAGAGTAACTCACCGccgcttctgattggtcaggTAGCTCTCTCATTCACAGTTCGCACGCGTATGCACTGGGGTGTAACAAATTGCTCCATATTTGGTTAGTTGTCATTCCCACCA carries:
- the LOC141877573 gene encoding core-binding factor subunit beta-like; the encoded protein is MPRVVAEQRHKFENDDLFRKMSRETEIKYTGYRDRSHEERIVRFQTEARDGQANVAFVSSGTNFTLQFPKGEDGTVPKDYLDFDREPGKVYIKSRFIMNGVCVVWKGWLDLQRLDGAGYLEFDEDKAKNEDKVMKETLEQAKRRLAEFEDRQRQWREEQQRKESEASSHQRINYRQN